Proteins from a single region of Thermosipho japonicus:
- a CDS encoding type II and III secretion system protein, whose product MKIKFTIIVFLAMSLNLIANLVNVDYYINGNKMQLIIENDRNLQPSEVDFGWNDSLNVYYLTLKNIISKNSFLPVSKGPLEGLQIVTINNDTNVFLFYLVPVKVDWIVMGNKIVLTMPVSVSDKKYSFSFLNAPLDVVIRDFSDAIGVNISLYDGVRNKNVNLEVKDVSIEDALRLLLLNNPDVCYAYGPDGTLYLGLENEIKKNFAYYWQIYDEEVDSEKIRLLLGAGTFANYIKDKSKLFVYGGIREHRLIADAISQQPSKSWYYFKFNVSKEVLEDFLTNISNIYDFKYSILYGLRQVAIYSDNESANTIGYLISILKDSFDDPFFDYVTVEVGYPERIKTILKSLNIPFKSLGQNIKVPEKFKDVVIRLNNDRTIGNPYRMVFEDINIDTVKRALEYLNISEENGKVLEVNGKVFVTLFATKQVYSRFMQFLELASKKTLRVKINKENLKPYDVEILKEFSDGSLLIRGKEKVIDEIIADNTLNSKYVLEITPFDPPKSVFKALLDALPVYETDNLLVFNNVNNDMENKVKEIRESYGEKIQFIENIYLNESQSKILKDLYNIDVINTDKGVILKGRQISKAFEFINNYFGSSENKYYLEKINLQNYEELQEVISQLFKVNMEYYPKSQILILNGSSESLEKAKDFVRKYSQGKSIKILNNVYFDGIDELLKEVGELKVFKINNNLLLFGSQSEIDEAETLLESLTNDSTIVSLESDLDEGKIDEILNLYFGNSIIAKKIDDKFYLKGNEKLVYKALELLKEFSKSEISFENGKLYIDVKDYDLNKLIKKVFLLASKKTVIFDEVVNRKVDIKLSNASVEDFEKLLNEYGIFVREENGFLHVGRKLKSQFVEVVDNKITINATNISIEQLAREIYPKFGYSVLIDSVTDNLNIVLEDSSLDEFENIISSKVDITKEGSMVYIKPKGQENVPNVSGKNVNISEDGLITINAENVPLKNIIEQVVKGYKYSAVISREINSIANIYVQDITFDDFETILSNYNVAIKKENGIYIFDMITGSSTKTTTTFVFSVSQNVDKVKELIEFYGGQSFVDTSAGVVIATGIDAKVAEEVRSYIKQNLNAKLALIEVKVVDEELSDNFEYNLGKITSDLGTLSNDDFNVKLSLSDLSIEGIINKLLSIGSDGNSNLNIEIGNGNNVTNKNTNVLASPNVVAKSGEKASILIGDKIPIVLTTTENTQEIKYIESGVTLEITPYINADNTIDLELNIKVSSFDWDLKSQYSLSLPVERTREFSSKILLKENQTLVIGGLSREENSKTISKIPILGDLPIIGRFFVSEKSDKVKRNIVIFISAKVVK is encoded by the coding sequence ATGAAAATTAAGTTTACAATTATTGTATTTTTAGCTATGTCTTTAAATTTGATTGCTAATTTAGTTAACGTTGATTATTACATAAATGGTAATAAGATGCAGTTGATAATAGAGAATGATAGGAATCTTCAACCCTCTGAAGTTGATTTTGGTTGGAATGATTCACTAAATGTTTATTATTTAACCTTGAAAAATATAATTTCTAAAAATTCTTTTTTACCGGTATCCAAAGGGCCTTTAGAGGGATTACAAATAGTAACTATTAATAATGATACCAATGTATTTTTGTTTTATCTTGTACCAGTTAAGGTTGATTGGATTGTTATGGGTAATAAAATAGTTCTTACAATGCCTGTAAGTGTTTCTGATAAGAAATATAGTTTTTCATTTTTGAATGCTCCATTAGATGTTGTTATTAGAGATTTTTCTGATGCAATTGGTGTTAATATTTCGTTATACGATGGAGTTAGAAATAAAAATGTTAATCTTGAAGTCAAAGATGTTTCTATTGAAGATGCTTTAAGGTTGCTGCTATTAAATAATCCTGATGTTTGTTATGCGTATGGACCGGATGGGACGCTTTATTTGGGATTAGAAAATGAAATTAAAAAGAATTTTGCATATTATTGGCAAATTTATGATGAAGAAGTTGATTCTGAAAAAATAAGATTGTTGCTTGGTGCTGGAACGTTTGCTAATTATATAAAGGATAAGAGCAAATTATTTGTATATGGAGGCATTAGGGAACACAGGTTAATAGCTGATGCTATATCTCAACAACCAAGTAAGTCATGGTATTACTTTAAATTTAATGTTAGTAAAGAGGTTTTAGAAGATTTTTTAACTAATATTTCGAATATATATGATTTTAAATATTCTATTTTGTATGGCTTAAGACAAGTTGCGATATATTCAGATAATGAATCTGCTAATACTATTGGTTACTTAATCTCAATTTTGAAAGATAGTTTTGACGATCCATTTTTTGATTATGTAACTGTTGAAGTCGGATATCCAGAAAGAATAAAAACTATTCTAAAAAGCTTAAATATTCCATTTAAATCTTTAGGTCAAAATATTAAAGTTCCAGAGAAGTTTAAAGATGTTGTAATTAGATTAAATAATGATAGAACAATAGGTAATCCTTACAGGATGGTTTTTGAAGATATAAATATTGATACAGTTAAAAGGGCTTTAGAGTATTTAAATATTTCTGAAGAAAACGGTAAGGTTTTAGAAGTTAATGGAAAAGTTTTCGTAACTCTTTTTGCAACTAAACAAGTTTATTCTAGATTTATGCAATTTTTAGAACTTGCAAGTAAAAAAACATTGAGGGTAAAAATTAATAAAGAAAATTTAAAACCGTACGATGTGGAAATTTTAAAAGAATTTTCAGATGGTAGTTTATTAATTAGGGGAAAAGAAAAAGTTATTGATGAAATAATTGCTGATAACACTTTAAATTCAAAATATGTTTTAGAAATAACTCCATTTGATCCACCAAAATCAGTATTTAAAGCACTTTTGGATGCTTTACCAGTCTACGAAACAGATAATTTGCTGGTTTTTAATAATGTAAATAATGATATGGAAAACAAGGTAAAGGAAATTAGAGAAAGTTACGGAGAAAAGATACAGTTTATTGAAAATATTTATCTTAACGAATCTCAATCAAAGATATTAAAAGATTTATATAACATTGATGTTATTAATACTGACAAAGGTGTTATTCTAAAGGGAAGGCAAATTTCCAAGGCTTTTGAGTTTATAAATAATTATTTTGGCAGTAGTGAAAATAAATATTATTTAGAGAAAATAAACCTTCAAAATTACGAAGAACTTCAAGAAGTAATATCACAGTTATTTAAAGTGAATATGGAATATTATCCAAAAAGTCAAATATTAATACTTAATGGAAGTAGTGAAAGCTTAGAAAAAGCAAAAGATTTTGTAAGAAAATATTCGCAAGGTAAGAGTATCAAGATTTTGAATAATGTTTATTTTGATGGAATTGATGAATTATTAAAAGAAGTGGGAGAATTAAAGGTATTTAAAATAAACAATAATCTATTGCTTTTTGGTAGTCAGTCCGAGATCGACGAAGCAGAAACTTTGCTTGAAAGTTTGACTAATGATTCGACAATAGTTTCCTTGGAAAGTGATTTAGATGAAGGAAAGATTGATGAGATATTAAATCTTTACTTTGGAAATAGCATAATTGCTAAAAAAATAGACGATAAGTTTTATTTGAAGGGTAATGAAAAATTAGTTTATAAAGCATTAGAATTATTAAAAGAATTTTCGAAAAGTGAAATAAGTTTCGAAAATGGTAAATTATATATAGATGTCAAAGATTATGATTTAAACAAACTAATTAAAAAAGTATTTTTATTAGCTTCTAAAAAGACGGTAATATTCGATGAAGTAGTGAATAGGAAAGTAGATATAAAATTGTCAAACGCATCTGTAGAAGATTTTGAGAAATTATTAAACGAATACGGTATTTTTGTTAGAGAAGAAAACGGATTTTTACATGTTGGAAGAAAATTAAAATCACAATTTGTAGAGGTTGTTGATAATAAAATTACTATTAATGCTACTAATATTTCAATAGAACAACTTGCTAGAGAAATTTATCCAAAATTTGGTTATTCGGTTTTGATTGATTCTGTAACCGATAATTTGAATATTGTTTTAGAAGATTCGAGTCTGGACGAATTTGAAAATATTATAAGTTCGAAAGTTGATATAACAAAAGAAGGAAGTATGGTATATATAAAACCAAAAGGGCAAGAAAATGTTCCAAATGTTAGTGGAAAAAATGTGAATATAAGTGAAGATGGTTTAATTACAATAAACGCAGAAAATGTCCCACTTAAAAATATAATTGAACAGGTTGTAAAGGGTTATAAATACTCTGCAGTTATTTCAAGAGAAATTAATTCAATCGCTAATATATATGTTCAAGATATTACTTTTGATGATTTTGAAACAATTTTAAGTAATTATAATGTAGCAATAAAAAAAGAAAACGGTATTTACATCTTTGATATGATAACAGGCAGTTCAACAAAGACAACAACAACATTTGTATTTTCAGTTTCTCAAAATGTAGATAAAGTAAAAGAATTAATAGAGTTTTATGGTGGTCAATCGTTTGTTGATACTTCGGCAGGAGTTGTTATTGCAACAGGAATTGATGCAAAAGTTGCTGAAGAGGTCAGAAGTTATATTAAGCAAAATTTAAATGCAAAGCTTGCATTGATAGAAGTTAAAGTAGTAGATGAAGAGTTATCAGATAATTTTGAGTATAATTTGGGGAAAATAACGTCAGATTTGGGAACTTTATCAAATGATGATTTTAACGTTAAATTATCATTGAGTGATTTGAGCATTGAAGGAATTATAAATAAGTTATTGTCTATTGGAAGTGATGGTAATAGTAATTTAAATATTGAGATAGGTAATGGAAATAATGTAACTAATAAAAATACAAATGTTTTAGCAAGTCCAAACGTAGTAGCAAAGAGTGGAGAAAAAGCAAGTATTTTAATAGGTGATAAGATTCCTATAGTTTTAACAACTACTGAAAATACTCAAGAAATTAAATACATTGAATCGGGAGTAACACTTGAAATTACTCCATATATTAATGCGGATAATACTATTGATTTGGAACTTAATATTAAAGTAAGTAGTTTTGATTGGGATTTAAAGAGCCAATATTCGCTCTCATTACCAGTTGAAAGAACAAGGGAATTTTCATCAAAGATATTATTGAAAGAAAATCAGACTTTAGTAATTGGAGGACTTTCTAGAGAGGAAAATAGCAAAACGATTTCAAAGATTCCAATTTTAGGTGATTTACCAATTATTGGAAGATTCTTTGTTTCTGAAAAATCTGATAAAGTTAAACGTAATATAGTTATATTTATTTCAGCGAAGGTTGTGAAATAA
- a CDS encoding type II secretion system protein — translation MTYVEVLIVIVISLIVFSVSIFSLFSILDKVVLEEELFKTIVYCGLWKSNADMIEYNADTVKIYYSLFTKKEILIRKKIYFGDYFEDNNLRIIPRKSVTSGTFGNFKIEPISFDVSVK, via the coding sequence ATGACATATGTTGAGGTTTTAATTGTTATTGTTATTTCGTTAATAGTTTTTTCTGTTTCAATTTTTTCTTTATTTTCGATTCTTGATAAAGTTGTGCTAGAAGAAGAATTATTTAAAACGATTGTATATTGTGGATTGTGGAAATCTAATGCTGATATGATTGAGTATAATGCTGACACTGTCAAGATTTATTACTCGTTATTTACAAAGAAAGAAATACTAATAAGGAAGAAGATATATTTTGGAGATTATTTTGAGGATAATAACTTGAGAATAATTCCAAGAAAAAGCGTTACTTCTGGGACTTTTGGAAATTTTAAGATTGAACCTATTTCATTTGATGTATCTGTAAAATAA
- a CDS encoding type II secretion system F family protein yields MKFAYKAYDKEMKKVRGEIEAYNLQEALSKLKSSGYIVIDVKEASKVKKFNINIFSIRLKDIVFFTRQLETMVKAGLRLREAIYILSNQEIFSKRFRRILVNIVSELDVGTSLSEAFKKQKVFDDVFINMIKAGEEGGVLEETLEKLASYYENLNRTNQQVKSAMVYPTFILGFAVIVVVVISVFILPKLFNVFGTIPTGGIISFLISVNKIVTGNPFMVVFVIISLLVGMFLFLRTESGKKTKEFFGRLFPPIRKLQEKITYERFCRTFGVLIASGVSIIDSLEMAAKASNNLKFIMKIKNVSEKVKSGSTLKQALKSEKVFPQIIYEMIGTGEETGKLDTIMEKVADFFDEQIQQDTKKLLSMLEPLMIAFVGLFIAFLAYAMYSTIFQMQSTFGG; encoded by the coding sequence TTGAAATTTGCTTATAAAGCCTACGATAAAGAAATGAAAAAGGTAAGAGGGGAAATTGAAGCATACAACCTTCAGGAAGCTTTATCAAAGTTAAAATCTAGTGGTTACATTGTTATAGATGTAAAAGAAGCAAGTAAAGTAAAGAAATTTAATATTAATATATTTAGTATAAGATTAAAAGATATAGTTTTTTTTACAAGGCAATTAGAAACTATGGTAAAAGCCGGATTAAGGTTAAGAGAGGCAATTTATATCTTGTCAAATCAAGAGATATTTTCAAAAAGGTTTAGAAGAATTTTAGTTAATATAGTTAGTGAATTAGATGTTGGAACGTCTCTTTCAGAAGCGTTTAAAAAGCAAAAAGTTTTCGATGACGTATTTATCAATATGATTAAAGCTGGGGAAGAAGGTGGGGTTTTAGAGGAAACTCTCGAAAAATTAGCTAGTTATTATGAGAATTTAAATAGAACAAATCAACAGGTAAAATCTGCTATGGTTTATCCTACATTTATTTTAGGATTTGCTGTTATAGTTGTTGTAGTAATCAGTGTTTTTATTCTTCCTAAGCTTTTCAATGTCTTTGGAACTATACCGACGGGGGGTATAATTTCTTTTTTAATTAGTGTCAATAAAATTGTGACAGGCAATCCATTTATGGTAGTTTTTGTTATAATTTCTTTATTAGTTGGAATGTTTTTATTTTTAAGGACTGAATCAGGCAAAAAAACAAAAGAATTTTTCGGAAGATTATTTCCACCAATTAGGAAATTACAGGAGAAAATTACATATGAAAGATTTTGTAGAACATTTGGAGTTTTAATTGCAAGTGGTGTTTCAATAATTGATTCGTTGGAAATGGCAGCAAAAGCTTCAAATAATTTAAAGTTTATTATGAAAATAAAAAATGTTTCTGAAAAAGTAAAAAGTGGAAGTACTTTAAAACAAGCTTTGAAAAGTGAAAAAGTTTTTCCTCAGATTATATATGAAATGATTGGTACTGGAGAGGAAACAGGTAAGTTAGACACGATTATGGAAAAAGTGGCGGACTTTTTTGACGAGCAGATTCAACAGGATACAAAAAAGCTTTTATCAATGCTTGAACCTTTAATGATTGCTTTTGTAGGTTTGTTTATTGCATTTTTAGCTTATGCAATGTATTCTACTATTTTTCAAATGCAATCTACTTTTGGTGGTTAA
- a CDS encoding ATP-binding cassette domain-containing protein, which yields MTLELKNVNYIYNYKTVFQKHVLKDINFRINDNEIIFIIGKSGSGKTTLLYLLDFLLKPTFGEIVVDGEDPYTNPHKFRKKIGFAFQFPEKQFFSETVEDEIMFSIKNFELENPKERLDEIKELMKLEDDLLKKSPFQLSGGQQRKVALASAIAHDPELLILDEPTVSLDYKSEKSLIEFLKLWVSKNDKSLIIVTHDLEKFSDFKGKIFEIVDGRLFPVNRGELF from the coding sequence ATGACGCTTGAATTAAAAAATGTAAATTATATTTATAATTATAAAACAGTATTTCAAAAGCACGTTTTAAAAGACATAAACTTTAGAATAAATGATAATGAAATTATTTTCATAATTGGCAAATCGGGAAGTGGTAAAACTACTTTGTTATACTTATTGGATTTTCTTTTGAAACCTACTTTTGGAGAAATAGTTGTTGATGGCGAGGATCCTTATACTAACCCTCATAAATTTAGAAAAAAAATAGGTTTTGCCTTTCAGTTTCCAGAAAAGCAGTTTTTTTCTGAGACTGTAGAGGATGAAATTATGTTTTCAATTAAAAATTTTGAACTAGAAAATCCCAAAGAAAGATTGGATGAAATTAAGGAATTAATGAAATTAGAAGATGATTTATTGAAGAAATCTCCATTTCAGCTTTCTGGTGGTCAACAAAGAAAAGTCGCATTAGCTAGTGCAATTGCACATGATCCAGAACTCCTGATATTAGACGAGCCTACTGTAAGTTTGGATTATAAATCTGAAAAGTCATTGATTGAATTTTTGAAACTTTGGGTCAGTAAAAACGATAAATCTTTGATAATAGTAACACATGATCTTGAAAAATTTTCTGACTTTAAAGGTAAAATTTTTGAAATTGTAGATGGAAGGTTATTTCCTGTAAACAGGGGGGAATTATTTTGA
- a CDS encoding class I SAM-dependent methyltransferase: protein MFEHYYTEKPTSILKVKIVELKLKNGHVYRFKSPSGVYSFGKIDRATKILIENSRINYGDVLDIGCGYGVIGITLKKENPDINLYMSDINQRAVEFSKINSKDNNIEADIRHGYLYEPWDNVNFDHIISNPPIVAGKQVWMKLIEGAFEKLRDGGTLELVAYHNKGGKRIKEYMRTIFGNVEELCKEGGIRVYSSKKL from the coding sequence ATGTTTGAGCATTACTATACTGAAAAACCAACAAGTATTTTAAAGGTAAAGATTGTTGAATTAAAATTAAAAAATGGACACGTATACAGATTTAAAAGTCCGAGTGGAGTCTATTCTTTTGGAAAGATTGATAGAGCAACAAAAATTTTGATTGAAAATAGTAGAATTAATTATGGAGATGTATTAGATATTGGTTGTGGATATGGAGTGATTGGAATAACTTTGAAGAAAGAAAATCCTGACATTAATCTTTATATGAGTGATATAAACCAACGTGCAGTTGAGTTTTCAAAAATTAATAGTAAAGATAACAATATTGAAGCTGATATCAGACATGGATATTTATATGAACCGTGGGATAATGTAAATTTTGATCATATTATATCTAATCCTCCAATAGTTGCTGGAAAACAAGTTTGGATGAAATTAATTGAGGGTGCATTTGAAAAGCTTAGAGATGGCGGTACATTAGAACTTGTTGCATATCATAATAAAGGTGGAAAAAGAATAAAAGAATATATGAGAACAATTTTTGGAAATGTTGAAGAATTGTGTAAAGAAGGAGGAATAAGGGTATATAGTTCTAAAAAATTATGA
- a CDS encoding flavin reductase family protein encodes MDASSKIYNSVAVVTMNYNGNLNGITVAWIMRSSINPKILAISIGKQRYSYELLKKVNFFGINLLSVNQINIAKHFGTISERNFNKFEGINFKMSKNKIPILNGVVAYLECEKIGDFEAGDHNIFLGKVNFEEIINNEKVLLYGEHKFWRD; translated from the coding sequence ATGGATGCTTCGTCCAAAATATATAACTCTGTAGCAGTTGTAACAATGAATTATAATGGTAATTTAAATGGAATTACTGTAGCTTGGATAATGAGGTCTTCAATAAATCCAAAAATTTTGGCAATTTCGATAGGTAAACAGCGATATAGCTATGAACTTTTGAAAAAAGTCAATTTTTTTGGTATAAATTTGCTTAGTGTCAATCAGATAAATATTGCAAAACATTTTGGAACTATTTCTGAAAGAAATTTTAACAAATTTGAAGGAATTAACTTTAAAATGAGTAAAAATAAAATTCCAATATTAAATGGTGTAGTAGCGTATTTAGAATGTGAAAAAATTGGAGATTTTGAAGCAGGAGATCATAATATATTTTTAGGCAAAGTTAATTTTGAAGAGATTATTAATAATGAAAAAGTTTTATTGTATGGAGAACATAAATTTTGGAGGGATTAA
- a CDS encoding transketolase: protein MKEVYILNLNLEEISKKCRGDILTMTTVAQSGHPGGSMSSIDILVSLYYFARVFPNDPWNEDRDRIIVSHGHISPAVYSTLAAYGFINREEVLTGFRHPSSIFEGHITRGIPGVEWTTGNLGQGLSAGVGMALAGKLKNKGYHVYVVMSDGESAKGQVAEARRTANKYNLDNLTVIIDYNDIQISGRASEIMYVNLKKEYEAAGWNTLEINGHDFEQILSALKIAKNDGKPTAIIAHTIIGKGVSFMEDTPKYHGKPLSIEEFKNAIQELGLNIDIDKYIENRKKLPISEHKKLFLKYDVNINTGKFRTYTEKIDNRSALGRAIADLALINDDVVAVDCDLKSSVKLDFLDKERKDRLIEIGVQEHNAAALAGALSVEGFITFFADFGVFGIDETFNQHRLNAINNTNLKVVVTHCGTDVGEDGKTHHALNYVSAPLSWFGFKVIVPADPNQTDRAVRYVASEYGNFVIAMGRSKLEPIKKEDGSIFFDENYEFKYGKIDILRDGEDIVIITMGSVIPSALKAVDELRNEGIKVGLLNVSCPLDLDEEVLTRYARNKVIVIEDHNIYNGLGTLIENKLFNLKIIPDKFVKIGIDRFPVSGNSNYLFKIYGFDSDSIKNKVKEILED from the coding sequence ATGAAGGAGGTGTATATTTTGAATTTAAATCTTGAAGAAATTTCAAAAAAATGTAGAGGAGATATTTTGACCATGACCACCGTAGCTCAATCCGGACATCCAGGTGGTTCTATGTCATCAATTGACATTTTAGTTAGTTTATACTATTTTGCACGAGTTTTTCCAAATGATCCTTGGAACGAAGATAGAGATAGAATCATAGTTAGCCATGGTCACATTTCACCTGCAGTATATAGTACACTTGCAGCGTATGGATTTATTAATAGAGAAGAAGTTTTAACTGGTTTTAGACATCCATCAAGCATTTTTGAAGGACATATCACAAGAGGAATTCCTGGTGTCGAATGGACAACTGGAAATCTTGGTCAAGGACTTTCTGCAGGCGTTGGGATGGCTTTAGCTGGAAAATTAAAAAACAAAGGCTATCATGTATACGTTGTCATGAGTGACGGCGAAAGTGCAAAAGGCCAAGTAGCAGAAGCAAGAAGAACTGCAAATAAATATAATCTTGATAACTTAACTGTTATTATTGACTACAACGACATTCAAATCAGCGGAAGAGCAAGTGAAATAATGTATGTGAATCTAAAAAAAGAATATGAAGCAGCAGGATGGAATACTTTGGAAATAAACGGACACGATTTCGAACAAATACTCTCGGCACTAAAAATTGCTAAAAATGATGGAAAACCAACAGCAATAATTGCACATACTATTATAGGAAAAGGCGTAAGCTTCATGGAAGATACACCAAAATACCACGGTAAACCATTATCAATTGAAGAATTTAAAAATGCTATTCAAGAACTTGGATTAAATATTGATATAGATAAATACATTGAAAATAGAAAAAAGCTGCCAATTTCAGAACATAAAAAATTGTTTTTAAAATACGATGTAAATATCAATACTGGAAAATTTAGAACTTACACAGAAAAAATTGATAATAGATCAGCGTTGGGAAGAGCTATTGCTGATCTTGCATTAATAAATGATGACGTTGTAGCTGTTGATTGCGATCTCAAATCTTCTGTAAAATTAGATTTTCTTGACAAAGAAAGAAAGGATAGACTAATTGAAATTGGTGTTCAAGAACATAATGCTGCTGCATTAGCAGGTGCACTAAGTGTTGAAGGATTTATTACATTTTTCGCAGATTTTGGAGTATTTGGGATAGATGAAACATTTAATCAACATAGATTAAACGCAATTAATAATACAAACCTTAAGGTTGTAGTAACACACTGTGGAACAGATGTTGGTGAAGATGGAAAAACACATCATGCGTTAAATTATGTTTCTGCACCTCTATCATGGTTTGGATTCAAAGTCATTGTTCCTGCAGATCCTAATCAAACTGATAGAGCAGTAAGATATGTTGCTTCAGAATATGGAAATTTTGTAATAGCTATGGGTAGAAGTAAATTAGAACCTATAAAAAAAGAAGATGGAAGCATATTCTTTGATGAAAATTACGAATTTAAATATGGAAAAATTGATATATTAAGAGATGGAGAAGATATTGTAATTATTACGATGGGTTCAGTAATTCCTTCAGCATTAAAAGCAGTAGATGAATTAAGGAATGAAGGAATCAAAGTAGGTTTACTTAATGTATCTTGTCCACTTGATTTAGACGAGGAAGTTCTTACAAGATACGCACGAAACAAAGTGATTGTAATTGAAGATCATAATATTTACAATGGTCTTGGAACATTAATAGAAAACAAACTCTTCAATCTAAAAATAATTCCTGACAAATTTGTTAAGATTGGTATTGACAGGTTCCCAGTATCTGGTAATAGCAATTACTTATTCAAAATTTATGGTTTTGATAGTGATAGTATTAAAAATAAAGTTAAAGAAATATTAGAAGACTAA
- the lpdA gene encoding dihydrolipoyl dehydrogenase, whose translation MYEAIVIGGGPGGYVAAIRLSQLGKKVAIVEKEEFGGTCTNKGCIPTKAMLTASHLFTEINEKAKKFGILVDNVSYDLSLIMKHMQKSVTMSRKGIEFLMKKNKIEVFKDKAILKDKNTILLEKSGQEIEGENIILAHGSVPVVFPPFDQIEGIWTSDDVFKMEKMPESILIIGGGVIGVEFATFFSSFGIDVTIVELAEHILPNEDSDVAEEIKKALKKNKVKIIEGEKVEGVEKKGEKYIAKVAGKEIEVEKVLLAVGRRPNISEDIKGLGIEIERGVKTDKRMRTNIDNIYAIGDIRGQIMLAHVAMYEGIVAAHNIAGEEIEMDYRAVPSIIFSNPEVASVGKREKEVDREKVNIYKFPVSANGRARTMEERLGFAKVIEEKETGKVLGVTIVSANATDMIMEGVLGVKYEMVTEKIAEAIHPHPTLTETLLGAFEGNWAIHI comes from the coding sequence ATGTATGAAGCGATAGTAATAGGTGGAGGGCCTGGAGGATATGTTGCAGCGATAAGGCTTTCACAGCTTGGTAAGAAAGTTGCAATTGTTGAAAAAGAAGAATTTGGTGGCACTTGTACCAATAAAGGTTGTATTCCTACTAAAGCTATGCTTACAGCCTCACACCTTTTTACTGAGATAAATGAAAAGGCTAAAAAATTTGGTATTTTAGTTGATAATGTTTCATATGATCTATCACTAATCATGAAACACATGCAAAAGTCTGTTACTATGTCTAGAAAAGGTATAGAGTTTTTGATGAAAAAGAATAAGATTGAAGTATTTAAAGACAAAGCAATATTGAAAGACAAAAATACTATTTTACTTGAAAAGAGTGGACAAGAAATAGAAGGAGAAAACATAATTTTAGCACATGGTTCTGTACCAGTTGTATTTCCACCATTTGATCAGATAGAAGGTATATGGACGAGTGATGATGTATTTAAGATGGAAAAGATGCCAGAGTCGATATTGATAATAGGCGGAGGGGTAATAGGGGTAGAGTTTGCAACATTCTTTTCAAGCTTTGGAATAGATGTAACGATAGTAGAACTTGCAGAGCATATCTTACCAAACGAAGATAGTGATGTAGCAGAAGAAATAAAAAAGGCATTAAAGAAGAACAAAGTAAAAATAATAGAAGGAGAAAAGGTAGAAGGAGTGGAAAAGAAAGGCGAAAAATACATTGCAAAGGTTGCAGGAAAAGAAATAGAAGTTGAAAAAGTATTACTTGCAGTAGGAAGAAGACCGAATATAAGTGAAGATATAAAAGGACTTGGCATAGAAATAGAAAGAGGAGTAAAAACAGACAAACGTATGAGAACAAATATAGATAACATATATGCAATAGGAGATATAAGAGGGCAGATAATGCTAGCACATGTTGCAATGTATGAAGGGATAGTAGCAGCGCACAATATAGCAGGAGAAGAAATAGAAATGGACTATAGAGCAGTACCATCAATAATCTTTTCAAATCCAGAAGTAGCAAGTGTAGGAAAAAGAGAAAAAGAAGTGGATAGAGAAAAAGTAAACATATATAAATTTCCGGTATCAGCAAATGGAAGGGCAAGAACAATGGAAGAAAGATTAGGATTTGCAAAAGTGATAGAAGAAAAAGAAACAGGGAAGGTCTTGGGAGTAACGATAGTCTCAGCAAACGCAACAGATATGATAATGGAGGGAGTATTGGGAGTAAAATATGAAATGGTTACAGAAAAAATAGCAGAGGCAATACATCCACATCCAACACTAACCGAAACACTCCTTGGCGCTTTTGAAGGTAATTGGGCTATTCATATTTGA